One region of Acomys russatus chromosome 8, mAcoRus1.1, whole genome shotgun sequence genomic DNA includes:
- the LOC127192851 gene encoding keratin-associated protein 6-2-like produces MCCNFYGSSCGSGYGCGYGSGYGCGYGSGYGCGYGSGYGCGYGSGYGCGYGSGYGCGYGSGYGCGYGSGYGCGYSSGCGRGCGYGYGSYYRSGCGGYQPSCYRRCYSCC; encoded by the coding sequence ATGTGTTGTAACTTCTACGGCAGCTCCTGTGGCTCCGGCTATGGCTGTGGATACGGCTCCGGCTATGGCTGTGGATACGGCTCCGGCTATGGCTGTGGATACGGCTCCGGCTATGGCTGTGGATACGGCTCCGGCTATGGCTGTGGATACGGCTCCGGCTATGGCTGTGGATACGGCTCAGGCTATGGCTGTGGATATGGCTCTGGCTATGGCTGTGGATACAGCTCTGGCTGTGGACgtggctgtggctatggctatggctccTACTACAGGTCTGGCTGCGGTGGCTACCAACCATCTTGCTACAGAAGATGCTATTCTTGCTGTTAG